A genomic segment from Spirochaetaceae bacterium encodes:
- a CDS encoding CTP synthase yields the protein MKYIFVTGGVASSLGKGLIVSSLGAVLEARGFKISLQKIDPYLNIDAGTMNPYEHGEVYVTEDGGEADLDLGNYERFTHLVVTKNNIMTTGLVYDTVIKNERQGDYLGKTVQIIPHITDEIKRRIKQCAAGADIAIIEVGGTVGDIESIPFLEAIRQLRREEGRHNVAYVHLTLVPYLMAAEEIKSKPTQHSVRELRAAGINPTAIVCRSALPLSDELKRKIALFCDVDDRAVISAYNTPSTSTIYDIPQIIERQGLDEVLLEALKLTGQAPKANLEKWHNIVGIVTKKDKPTVTIALVGKYVAHKDAYKSVNEALYHAAITNKVQLNLVNVSSEELEADNNSAAWQMIKEAQGILVPGGFGERGIEGNILAIKYAREFNIPFFGICLGMQCMAIEFARNVLGIAGANSLEFNKNAQQPVITMMEEQKKIAGLGGTMRLGSYSAALTAGSLAFKVYGRPQISERHRHRYEFNNSYRTQFEEAGFVFSGINEQLNLVEIMELPSHKFFIAGQFHPEFKSKPFAAHPLFNAFVKAAVGDFDNG from the coding sequence ATGAAATACATTTTTGTAACCGGTGGCGTAGCCAGCAGTTTAGGTAAAGGTTTAATTGTAAGTAGTTTAGGGGCGGTGCTGGAGGCACGCGGCTTTAAGATAAGCCTGCAAAAAATAGACCCTTATTTAAATATTGATGCGGGGACGATGAACCCCTACGAACATGGTGAAGTTTATGTAACCGAAGACGGTGGCGAGGCCGACCTCGATTTAGGCAACTACGAACGTTTTACCCACTTGGTAGTAACTAAAAATAATATTATGACTACCGGTCTTGTTTACGATACCGTAATTAAAAACGAGCGGCAGGGTGATTATTTAGGTAAAACGGTACAGATAATCCCGCATATTACCGATGAGATTAAACGCCGTATTAAGCAATGCGCTGCGGGGGCTGATATTGCCATTATCGAAGTAGGCGGTACGGTGGGCGATATAGAGAGTATCCCTTTCCTCGAGGCCATTAGGCAGCTGCGGCGCGAAGAAGGCCGCCACAACGTGGCTTATGTGCATTTAACTTTAGTGCCCTATTTAATGGCCGCCGAAGAAATAAAAAGCAAACCCACTCAGCACTCGGTGCGTGAGCTACGAGCGGCGGGGATTAATCCCACGGCGATTGTTTGCCGTAGCGCCTTGCCGTTAAGTGATGAACTTAAACGCAAAATTGCTCTATTTTGTGATGTTGACGACCGAGCAGTTATCTCGGCTTACAACACCCCCAGTACCAGCACCATCTACGATATACCGCAGATTATCGAGCGGCAAGGCCTAGACGAAGTGTTGCTGGAGGCCTTAAAATTAACCGGCCAAGCTCCTAAAGCGAACTTAGAAAAATGGCATAATATTGTTGGGATTGTTACCAAAAAAGATAAACCTACAGTTACCATTGCCTTAGTAGGTAAATATGTGGCTCATAAAGATGCTTATAAATCGGTAAACGAGGCTCTTTACCATGCCGCTATTACCAATAAAGTGCAGCTTAATTTAGTTAATGTCTCGAGCGAAGAGCTGGAGGCCGATAATAACAGTGCAGCGTGGCAAATGATTAAAGAAGCGCAAGGTATTTTAGTGCCCGGCGGTTTTGGCGAACGCGGCATAGAGGGTAATATTTTAGCCATTAAGTATGCGCGCGAGTTTAATATTCCTTTTTTCGGCATTTGCCTAGGTATGCAGTGTATGGCTATCGAGTTTGCCCGTAATGTGTTAGGCATTGCTGGGGCTAACTCGCTAGAATTCAATAAAAATGCTCAGCAGCCCGTTATTACTATGATGGAAGAGCAAAAAAAGATAGCCGGCTTAGGCGGTACGATGCGCTTGGGCAGTTATTCGGCGGCTTTAACGGCCGGTAGTTTAGCCTTTAAAGTTTATGGCCGGCCGCAAATTAGCGAGCGCCACCGCCACAGGTATGAATTTAATAATAGTTACCGCACACAATTTGAAGAAGCCGGTTTTGTTTTTAGCGGTATAAACGAGCAGCTTAATTTAGTAGAAATTATGGAGTTACCTAGCCACAAGTTTTTTATTGCCGGACAATTCCACCCCGAATTTAAGAGTAAACCTTTTGCAGCCCACCCGCTTTTTAATGCTTTTGTTAAGGCTGCTGTGGGTGATTTTGATAATGGGTAG